GCCGCCGTGTCTATGTGCGCGTGTGACATCAGAGGTTGCCCCCGTCGCGCGGGCTGATGTCCTGCCAGGCAGGGGTCTGCGAGAGGAGCTGTCCGAGCTGTTCCAAAGACGTGACCTCGTGCACGTGCTGACTCGGGCAGCTCACGCACGACACCCGCAGCGAGATTCGTTCCGCGCCGCCCTGATCGGTGTAGTACAGCTCCAGGTGCTGGCCCCCGGTCGTGTCGAGCGACGCGAAGGCTTGCAGGTGTTCCTCGAAGCTGAGAAGCCCCAGTACCTCCCAGTCGAGCGTGACTGCGGCGTCCCCCAGGAGGGTGCGTGCGTACTTGGACGCTGCGGTGATCGACCTCGGACCCCAGGTGCGGAACGCGGCCTCCCGAGCGGTCTTGCGCCGCTCCTTTGCGGTGGTGAGGTGCTTGGCCGCAGCAAGCATGATCGGGTGACTCATCAGGGGCCTTCCAGAAGATCGGTAGTGCAGGGTGCGGTGCTGCCGCCGGGCTCATTGGCGAGGCGGAGGAGAACGTCCGCGTGGCACGGAGCGTCAAGGGGGCATGTGCACATCAAGTCGAGCCCGCGCAGGACTCGGGCGAAGCGGGCGGCGTAGTGACGTCCGACCGGGCCCCGGAGCGTGGCGGCGAAGAGGTCCACCGACTCCGCAGCGTCCATCGGAGGACCGAGCGGGGACCGCACCCCGGCTGTGAACGGGTTCGCGTACCGGCTGCGAGGACCGACGTATGCACAGGCTGTGGACAGCGCTGCGGCGTCGCGGGAGGCTCCGCGGAGGCGGACGGGCATTACGCCGCCCTCCCACCACGGCGCCGATCGGCGCCGATCATCGGCACGAGGGTCGTGACCATCTCGGCCAGACGGCTCGCTACGCGGGCCCCGACGAAGTCGCTCAGGTCCGGGCCGTTCTCATCACGGGCCGGAAGGTTGGACGTGATGATCGTTGGCAAGCAGTGGTTGTACCTGAAGTTGATCAGCCGGTACGTGACCTCTTCGGTCCATTCCGAGGTCTTCGCCGTGCCGAGGTCATCGAGGAGCAGGTACTGAACCCGGCTGAGCCGTTGCAGCTCGTGTTCTGCTGCCCCCATGACCTGTGACGGGCGCAGGTTGCCGTACATGTCCGCTGAGTTCACGGCGATCAGCTCGAACCGGTCCGGTCCGCCGGCCGCGATCCTCCGCAAGGCCCCGTACGCCTGGTGCGTCTTGCCCGTCCCCGTGAGACCGGTGAGGAGCAGAGCGCCAGCGGCAGCGTTGTCCGTGAGTGCCCGGTCCGCCCAGCTGACGACCTCCGGCAGCGTGGCCTCAGCATCACGGAAGCGGGGAGGGGTTGCCCGCTGCCAGCGGCTCACGGCGTAGTCGGCCCGAGCCCGGCAGTGCCACTCGCGGTCTCCCGGGTTCTCTTCCGGTGCCTCGTCGGCGGGGTTGACGTCCGGCACGGCCTGAAGTCCTTTCGCAGCGAGTATTCGTTCCATTGCGCGCATCGACCTGGCGCTGCCCGCGCGTTCCGGCTCTGCCATGATCAAAATCCGTTCTGGTAAGCGCTGGGGGCAGCGGTGTTCTGAAAGGGAATCCAGCCTCCGGACTGCCGACGCAACGGCACGACATTCCCCGGGGAGGCTGCTGCGGGAGCGTGCGAGGGCAGATCAGCCCAGATACGCAGCAGATAGCGGGCGGACTGTGGCGGGCGGTCGGCGTTCCATCGCCGCGCCACCATCTCGACCAGCCGTTCATTTCCCCAACGTGCTGCGAGAGCTGTTACCCGATCCCATTCCGATTCGGTCAGTCGCCAGCCGACGAGCATTCCAGCGCTTGTTATGGCTGTTACCAGGTCCTTGGCTCCGTCCGGAACCTTCACCGAGTCCTGCTTGACGGTGCTGTTCTCTCGGTACGACCCCAGCAAGCTAGCTTGCTCTTTGGTGGTGGTAATACTCCCGTAGGGAGTATTACCACCACGCACGCGCGAGGAAGAAACTTCCAAATCTGCGTGGTGAAACTTCCCACTTCCGGCTTCCGGAGCGGAGTATTGGGAGGGAAGTTCCTGGAACCTAGTTCCCTCTTCTGAATCTTCAGGGTTGGGAGTAGGAAGTTCTTTCTCTGAACCGACATGGCCAACGCCATTGCTGCACAGCAGTATCGAGTAGGCATTCGGGTTGGAAGCACCCCCTCCCCGCTCGTGGCTCAGTTCTCCGAGCTTCGCCAGCTCTCCGAGGCACTTTGTTATCGAACGGGGAGTAAGACGGGTAAGCGTCGATATCTCTTCCAGGGTCAGCGTCGCCTTGCCGTCGTCGCTCGCCTCACGGGCCAGCGCCAGCATGACGAGGCGCGAACCCCGGCACGACTTTGACTGTGACCAGACTAGTTCGGTCGCTATGTCGCTCATCAGCGTTCACCGCAGCCTATGAATATGCGACGGCTGAGGGAAAGACCAAAAGACTGGTCGTCTTCCGGGACGTAGCCGTTTTGATGCGGCTCCGGGGTGAGATACAGCGTTTCGGTGGGGAGGTAGAAATCGTGGGCGCGACGCCAGTCGGCTGCTCTGCCGAAACCGCGCCTGACCATTCGCGCCACTTCCTCTTCGGTCCTGCGGTCGATGAGCATGCGGTAAAAATCCGATTCGAAGAGGTGGGTAACAGACCGACGTACGGGAAAGACCCGCACGAGGACGGCCGTAGGTGCAATTCCTCGGATCTCAGCACCGATGTTCGTACGGCGAAATCCGTAGGGGCTGTTCTGAAGCATGGGAGAACTCCCGTAAGCGCAGGGTCCGCCGTGCGGAAAAATCGTATCTTCGGGAGCGGAGTCAGGCAGCTACGACGTGGAGCAGGGGCGTGCCCTGCCCGGCCTGAGACTTTCGGTAGCGACGGGCGAGTTTCAGCAGATACTCGTGCGTCACGCCAAGCCCGCGGGCGACGGCGGCAGCGTCCAGTGAGGGATCAGTGGCGAACCGCGCAATCACCGCGTCCCGGGCGGGCTTTGTCAGAGGTGAGGTGCACCCTCTAAGGGCGCCTTCTACGGCTTTCTCGGTGTCCCGGTCTTGCCAAGCACGCCGCAACTCTGAGCGCTCCGAAGCCAGAAGGCCGCCCCGAATGCCGTACTCGTCGTCATCCTTGAGGGATTCCACCAGGCACCGGGCAGCGACGGCCACAGGGCATGACGCGCAGAAATTGCGAGGACGATTGAGGGAGATTCCCAACTTGGCTTTCACCACGTCGGGGTCTTCCCGCGGGCCGTCTGCGAGAGGGACGAACATGTTGATGTCCTGGTTGGCGCATCGGGCAGATTCGGCCCAGTGCTTACCCGGAGCTCTCTTCGACTCCTCCAGGAGGGGCAGCCAGTTTCCCTGGTGCACAGCCTTGATAAGGCTGGATATGTCAGTGCTCATTTGTGTCTCGCGATGTTCGCAGCGCCGCGAATTGTTCCATCGGGCGCGAGAGGAGATCAGGAACGCTTACGAGAGCGCTTGGACGGCTGAAGCGCCATCAGTACCGACTCGTCATCCCTCTGGGTCCTTGCGCCAGGGCTGACGAAGTGCATATCGGAAATCGCGTGGAGGTCGTCCTCCGTGAACTGCACGAATTTCCCGAACTTCCGGTGCGGGAGCGTCGATATACGCTCACGAAGCCACTTCTCGGGAATGTTCAACCGTTCAGCGGCTTCGCTGTACCCGATGTGCAGACGCTTGTCGCGGGACTCCGTAGCCTGACTGCCCAACAAGGCGTCCAGGCCGCCGGCCTGAGCCAAGAGACCGACCATGGCCGCGAGTCCCTGCAAGTCCACGGCCGGGCCCGCGTTCGCCGGTGCCACGGCCGCCATCACGCCTCCAGCCCGCGCAGTTCGGCGGTCCGCAGGTCGAAGGCATGCCCGCCGGAGGCCGCCCATCCGGCCTGGGGGAACGAGCGAATGATCCACCGGGCGATGGTCAGCGCCTTCGCCCGAGGGACACGAAGGGTTCGTCCACGGGCGTTCACGGCGGTCAGCCCGAGGTGGGGCCACAGGGTTCGAGGCCCCTGAAGTCGAACTTGTACGACAGCGGCTTCCGGCAGCATGGACGACAGTTGCGCCGCCAGCCGTTCGGCCGGGCCCGAAGGGATCTCCACCTTCGGGTTGCAGCCCGTAGTAGGGGACATGCGACACTCCTTTATGTGGTACGCCGCTCCGTCGTGCCGTGCGAAAGGACACGGAGTGGCCGTGCGAGTGACCAGCGCCCTTGTCGGGGGCCGCGGATCACGAGCTGTCTGGCGTCCGAGAGGTGCGAACTCTCGGACGCCGATGGCGTTTTGAGGGAGGAACCGCGCCCGAGTGATGCGCGGTAGCCCCTCTCCACCAAGTCGGTCCACGATGCGAACCGCAGGTGTGCGAAGGCTGAGAGGGGTGCGAACCCCCTCGTTTTTCGCTAAGATGAAACTATCTTGGTTCGCATCAAAAGTCAACAGTCCGAGGATTCCTCGGGTCACCCAAAAAACGAGGTCCGATGCCAGCTCGCCGTTTCGACAGAGAACGTGTGCGTGCGGTACGTCGAGCCGCCGACGTCTCGCAGGCCGACGTGGCGTCCGCCCTCGGTGCTGCGGACTCGACCGTGGCGGGGTGGGAGTCGGGAGCGACGACACCCGATCAGGAGAAGTTGCCTGCTCTCGCCAGGGTGCTGAACCGGGGTCTGGACGACCTGTTCCCGCGCGAGGGCTTGCCCGATCTGACCGACCTACGGTGCGACGCTGGCCTCTACCGGTACGAGACGCGGGCGGTCATCGGAACCAAGAGCGATGGGCCGGTGGCTGGAGCTGAGCAGGGCGTACGACGGCTCAAGGACCGGTACGTCCCTCTCCTGGCGGCTGCATATGGGGTGACCGAGGACGAGCTGAAGCGCGCCCAGGACCGGTCTTTCGGAGAGGCTGACGAGGACGCCGCCGAGGCCGAGAAGGTGCCGGAGACGCTGGCAGAGAAGATCACTCTCCTGCTGGAGCGCTCCTATCCGGGCAGAAGCGCTCCGGGGGATCAGGAGATCGCGGACTCGGTGAACGCCTACGCGGGCTCCCAGGTCACATCGGCCGAGGACATCGAGGCCCTGCGGACGGGTGGAGATGACGCACCGGTGCCCGTGGTCCTCGAAGGTCTGGCCAACTTCTTCGATGTCTCCAAGCTGTACTTCGAGCCGAACGAGTCCGTCGCCCGGCAGGTCTATGAAGGACTCCGCCTCATGTCGGCGGCCAAGCAGGGCAAGGTGGGCCGAGTCCGGGCCCGCGGACTGAGCGCCGAGGGCCTGCCGGCCGATGTCCTCTCGATCCTGAACGACCTCGCCAGCGAGCTGGACAAGAAGGCCGGCCCAAGCACCAACAACTAGTGCCGCACCAGGCGACGTTCGCCCTGGGATCTGGTGATCGTCAGGGCGTATAGGTGAGCAGGGTCAACTGCACGCCGAGCTGATGTTCTGGCTCACCGTGCGGGACACCGTCCGCGCCGAGGAACAGATAGAAGTACTGCGTCGTCAACGGCCTCGACCGCGAAGTCTCGCCCGCAGCGGAGCCGCTCAGGGCCCCAGCAGAGTAGAAGTGCGGCAGCCACTTGGGGCCCACGATCGCTTCCACCCAGGCCCGCGCCTCCCCCGGGTCGACTTCCTGGCGAGTGCCGAGCTGCTTGTGCCGCGCGGCGACCGACAGTGTCAGCACAGCCCCTTCCCGGCCAGGACGGTCCAGGAGTACGGCCTGGTCGATGATGTCCCCGACGATGGTGAGGACGGCATGCCGGTCGATCACCGAGCGCACCGGTCCGAAGCGGTGCGGCACCGTCTTTCCCTCCGCCCGCAACTGCTCCAGCACGTCTTTGGGCAGTACAGAGGCCAGGCCGCTATCAGCCGGCTCCGTAGAGAACAGGTTCCGGCGAAAGCGCCGCAGCTCATCCTCCTGCTTACGCAATACAGTACGGATATCCACAGACATGCCGTCTACCGTACAAGCCGACCTAATACGCATCTAATCGCCAATTGTTCCTGGAGTGGCACTGGTGCCCTGTTCCCCGGACCCGCGAGGGTCAGGAAACAGGGCACCAGGGTGAGGTTCTTACTGTCCCGTGCTGTTCGGTTCGTGGCGCACACCGGAGGCGAACACGGTTTGGACTCCGCTCAGTGCGGAGAGATCCGCGAGCGGGTCACCGTCCACCAGGAGGAGATCCGCTCGGAAGCCGGGAGCGACCTTCCCCGTGATCTCGCCCAGGCCCAGGGCAGCAGCCGCTTGCGACGTCGCCATGTCGATGATCGAGGCGTTCGACAGCCCCAGGTGCGAGTAGAACGACAGGGCCTGAGCAAGCCCGTCGAAGCCGGCACGCTGTACGCCTGCATCTGTCCCCGCGATCAGGCGGACTCCGGCGTCGGCCATCTGCCGCACCAGGTCGAACATCGCGTTGGCGCGCTCCTCGCCGAAGAAGCGCGGGAGCATCTGCCAGTGCGGGCTTACGGCAGGGCAGACGGTGATGTCCTTCGCGATGATCTGCTGAACCACGTCGGGCCGGAAGTCCAGGCCATCGCTCGACATCCAAGTGCAGTGCTCGATGGTGTCGACGCCGGCCTCTACGGCTGAGGCGATGCCGTCGGCACCGTGCGCGTGGGCCGCGACAGGGACGCCCGCTTTGTGGGCTTCCTCCACAAGGGCGGCCAGTTCCTCCGCCGTGAACTGTGACTGATGGCTCCTGGGGCCGTCCTTCGTGAGACCGCCGCCGGTGACCATTGCCTTGATGACGCCTGCCCCGGCCGCGAGGTTGCGCCGTACGAGCTCGCGGATCTCGGTTTCGCCGGAGACTTCGCCGCCGAGGAAGTGGCAGTGTCCGCCCACGGTGGTGGCCGGGGTGCCCGCGGAGACGATCCTCGGTCCTGGTGTGCGCCGATCGCTGATCTCCGCAGCCAGACGAAGCGCCAGTCCGCCGCGGTCGCCGAGATCGCGGACGGTGGTAACGCCACTGCGCAGGAGCTGTTCGCTGCGCCGCCGCATGTCCTCGAACAGGGCTTCATCCGTCGAGCCCTGGAGGGTGGACACAGGGTCCGGCCCGCCATCGAAGGCCAGGTGAACGTGAGCGTCGATGAGCCCCGGCAGCACGGTTCCGCCGAACTCGAATCGAGGCACGTCGGCCCCGGCCCGCTCCTCGATCTCCTTGCGCGGCCCGACGGCAGAGATCGAGTCGCCCTCGATGAGAACGGCACCGTCTTCCAGATAGGTCCCCGAGTCGACGAGCACTCGTCCACCGGTAATCAGCATCGTGACTCCTTGATCTTGCGAGGTCATGCGGCTGCGCGCAGTTCGTCGGATACCGCAATCAGTTGTTTCACATCCGACTCGCGGTCGCTCCCCAGCGCCATCGCGAGTGGGACCGCGCGGCGGGGCGCGGGGACTCCCTTCTCGATCCGAGCGGAGGCCCGGCGGAGACGGGCGGCAAGCTCGGCGGAGTCGAGGTTGAGGACTGTGCTGTCGTCACCCTCGTCCAGCAGGTACGGGCTGATGTCCACCAGGCCGTCGCGGCACTCCATGATGCGGCGGTGGTAGCGCCGGTGCACGCCACGGGCCCGCCATCGGTCCAGTGGAGCAGGGGATGCCGGCCTCAGCACGTTGTCCGGATATGCCTCCGCCAGCAGCTCCCACAGAGGCGAGAGGCGACGATGATCACGCCGGTGTCGAAGCCAGAGTCGTAGGGAGGAGATTCGCGCTCGGGCTCCGGAGTAGGTGACACCTGCGGCGAACAGCAGGATTGATGCGACCAAGAGGAAGGCCACGGCCACCATAAGGGGGTGTGGCACGTCCACATCTGCTGAGCGGACGGCGACGATGACGGCTCGAATCGCGCACGCTACGGCCATCGCTCCCAGGCCGACGGCGGTCATCCAGAGCCCGGTGGAGTGCGGGCGTCGGGACATGCGGGCGTATTGGCGAGTCCACCGGAACGCCATGCCGAGGGCGTACATGAGGTAGAGGCCAGCGCCGCCGTAGAAGAAGGCGATCTGGGGAATCGTCATGTCGGCTGTGCTGAAGCTGCCGGCGAAGACCTCGTGTGGCACCGATACCGCAGCCACGGTGATCGCGACTGCGACGATTCCGACGAGTACGGCTTCCTTGCGTGCCCGCCGACGTCCCGCTTCTTCGTCAGCGGCGGAGTAGAGGTAGAAGCACATGAGGAAGTAGACCGTCAGGAGCAGCAGCACGTTCTGGATCAGCTTCGCCGTGCCGTGGCCGGCGACGGTGTCGACTCCGGACGCACCGCCGGGCATCGCTACGGGATACGAGAGCGCAGCGCAGAGCAGGCAGAGGGTGACCGCGCGAAGAGGTGCGTCATGCGGGCTTCGCTTCCACTGGTAGAGCTTCCAGACCAGTGCGGTCAGGAGCCCCAGGAGCAGGAGTTCCACGAGTTACAGCCATCCTCGCCGGTCGCCAAAAGCCGCCTCGACCCGACGCAGGGCGGGGTCGTCAGCCGGAGGAGTGGCGTTTGCGAGCAGGGCCGACCACTCCAGGATGATCGTCGCCACGAGTTCGACGGAGCACTCCTCGCCGTCGTCGTACGAGCAACGCTGGGCGACACGCTTGATCGCCTCGGTCCCGAAGACCGGCAGCAGGGTGGCCCACCCCTCCACGTCGACGGCCGCCGCGTCTTCGTCAGGGGCGGTATCTGGCGTATCCGTCTCCACCTCGCGGGCGGAGTCCTCGGCTGCCCTCTCGTTCTCCGCCACGAGGATGTGTCCGACCTCGTGCAGGATGATCCCATCCTGGTGCAGCTCGGTCGTCTCCTGCTGGTAGAGGATCACGTCGTAGGTGTCGTACTCCGCCCACATGCCCGAGGGGCCGGGCTTGGGCAGCGGAGCTGCACGCAGAAACAGCGGGCGCCCGCGCCGTCGGCTCAGCTTCTCGCAAAGGTCGTGAACGTCGAGCGGGGGAGTCACCCCGAGGTCTTGCAGCTCCCGCCGAATCAGACGGTGCAGATCCTTCTCCACCGTCCGGGCTGTGGCTGTACGCCAGCGCCCAAGGCGACGGCGGTTGACTCCGTCCTGAGCGGGAACCTTGGGCTCCGACGTGTCTCGACC
The DNA window shown above is from Streptomyces sp. Alt3 and carries:
- a CDS encoding DUF6195 family protein; the encoded protein is MSHPIMLAAAKHLTTAKERRKTAREAAFRTWGPRSITAASKYARTLLGDAAVTLDWEVLGLLSFEEHLQAFASLDTTGGQHLELYYTDQGGAERISLRVSCVSCPSQHVHEVTSLEQLGQLLSQTPAWQDISPRDGGNL
- a CDS encoding DUF4326 domain-containing protein, with the protein product MPVRLRGASRDAAALSTACAYVGPRSRYANPFTAGVRSPLGPPMDAAESVDLFAATLRGPVGRHYAARFARVLRGLDLMCTCPLDAPCHADVLLRLANEPGGSTAPCTTDLLEGP
- a CDS encoding ATP-binding protein; protein product: MAEPERAGSARSMRAMERILAAKGLQAVPDVNPADEAPEENPGDREWHCRARADYAVSRWQRATPPRFRDAEATLPEVVSWADRALTDNAAAGALLLTGLTGTGKTHQAYGALRRIAAGGPDRFELIAVNSADMYGNLRPSQVMGAAEHELQRLSRVQYLLLDDLGTAKTSEWTEEVTYRLINFRYNHCLPTIITSNLPARDENGPDLSDFVGARVASRLAEMVTTLVPMIGADRRRGGRAA
- a CDS encoding WhiB family transcriptional regulator; translation: MSTDISSLIKAVHQGNWLPLLEESKRAPGKHWAESARCANQDINMFVPLADGPREDPDVVKAKLGISLNRPRNFCASCPVAVAARCLVESLKDDDEYGIRGGLLASERSELRRAWQDRDTEKAVEGALRGCTSPLTKPARDAVIARFATDPSLDAAAVARGLGVTHEYLLKLARRYRKSQAGQGTPLLHVVAA
- a CDS encoding helix-turn-helix domain-containing protein, translating into MAAVAPANAGPAVDLQGLAAMVGLLAQAGGLDALLGSQATESRDKRLHIGYSEAAERLNIPEKWLRERISTLPHRKFGKFVQFTEDDLHAISDMHFVSPGARTQRDDESVLMALQPSKRSRKRS
- a CDS encoding transcriptional regulator, whose translation is MSPTTGCNPKVEIPSGPAERLAAQLSSMLPEAAVVQVRLQGPRTLWPHLGLTAVNARGRTLRVPRAKALTIARWIIRSFPQAGWAASGGHAFDLRTAELRGLEA
- a CDS encoding helix-turn-helix transcriptional regulator; protein product: MRAVRRAADVSQADVASALGAADSTVAGWESGATTPDQEKLPALARVLNRGLDDLFPREGLPDLTDLRCDAGLYRYETRAVIGTKSDGPVAGAEQGVRRLKDRYVPLLAAAYGVTEDELKRAQDRSFGEADEDAAEAEKVPETLAEKITLLLERSYPGRSAPGDQEIADSVNAYAGSQVTSAEDIEALRTGGDDAPVPVVLEGLANFFDVSKLYFEPNESVARQVYEGLRLMSAAKQGKVGRVRARGLSAEGLPADVLSILNDLASELDKKAGPSTNN
- a CDS encoding amidohydrolase family protein; amino-acid sequence: MLITGGRVLVDSGTYLEDGAVLIEGDSISAVGPRKEIEERAGADVPRFEFGGTVLPGLIDAHVHLAFDGGPDPVSTLQGSTDEALFEDMRRRSEQLLRSGVTTVRDLGDRGGLALRLAAEISDRRTPGPRIVSAGTPATTVGGHCHFLGGEVSGETEIRELVRRNLAAGAGVIKAMVTGGGLTKDGPRSHQSQFTAEELAALVEEAHKAGVPVAAHAHGADGIASAVEAGVDTIEHCTWMSSDGLDFRPDVVQQIIAKDITVCPAVSPHWQMLPRFFGEERANAMFDLVRQMADAGVRLIAGTDAGVQRAGFDGLAQALSFYSHLGLSNASIIDMATSQAAAALGLGEITGKVAPGFRADLLLVDGDPLADLSALSGVQTVFASGVRHEPNSTGQ
- a CDS encoding MAB_1171c family putative transporter, whose translation is MELLLLGLLTALVWKLYQWKRSPHDAPLRAVTLCLLCAALSYPVAMPGGASGVDTVAGHGTAKLIQNVLLLLTVYFLMCFYLYSAADEEAGRRRARKEAVLVGIVAVAITVAAVSVPHEVFAGSFSTADMTIPQIAFFYGGAGLYLMYALGMAFRWTRQYARMSRRPHSTGLWMTAVGLGAMAVACAIRAVIVAVRSADVDVPHPLMVAVAFLLVASILLFAAGVTYSGARARISSLRLWLRHRRDHRRLSPLWELLAEAYPDNVLRPASPAPLDRWRARGVHRRYHRRIMECRDGLVDISPYLLDEGDDSTVLNLDSAELAARLRRASARIEKGVPAPRRAVPLAMALGSDRESDVKQLIAVSDELRAAA